A region from the Vigna unguiculata cultivar IT97K-499-35 unplaced genomic scaffold, ASM411807v1 contig_627, whole genome shotgun sequence genome encodes:
- the LOC114172503 gene encoding GTP 3',8-cyclase, mitochondrial-like translates to KCGWHVTLIFLKQLKCDVSSFCAANSIRQGLFGGHLNECATRALATTSCASVSEDLPKDNSVSDMLVDSFGRLHTYLRISVTERCNLRCQYCMPAEGVELTPSPQILTKTEILRLANLFVSSGVTKIRLTGGEPTVRKDIEDICLELSNLKGLRTLSMTTNGIALTRKLPRLKDCGLTSLNISVDTLVPAKFEFMTRRRGHEKVMNSINAAIDLGFNPVKVNCVVMRGFNDDEICDFVELTRDKPIDIRFIEFMPFDGNVWNVKKLVPYSEMLDTVMKQFPSLKRDQDHPTDTAKNFTIDGHEGRVSFITSMAEHFCAGCNRLRLLADGNFKVCLFGPSEVSLRDPLKCGAEDHELREIIGVADLSSF, encoded by the exons aaatgtGGCTGGCATGTGACACTAATTTTCTTGAAGCAGTTGAAATGTGATGTGAGTTCGTTCTGTGCTGCCAATAGTATTCGTCAAGGTTTGTTCGGTGGACACTTGAATGAATGTGCCACAAGAGCTTTGGCCACTACATCTTGTGCTTCGGTGTCTGAAGATCTGCCAAAGGATAATTCCGTCTCTGATATGTTGGTAGATTCATTTGGAAGGCTTCACACATACTTGAGAATATCTGTAACAGAGAGGTGCAATTTAAGGTGTCAGTATTGTATGCCAGCAGAAGGTGTGGAACTCACTCCTAGCcctcaaattttgacaaaaactGAGATTCTACGATTGGCAAATCTGTTTGTAAGCTCCGGGGTAACTAAAATACGTTTGACGGGTGGGGAACCAACTGTTAGAAAGGATATTGAAGACATATGTTTGGAATTATCAAACTTGAAGGGACTGAGAACATTGTCCATGACTACCAATGGTATTGCTTTAACGAGAAAACTTCCAAGGCTGAAAGATTGTGGGCTTACTTCCCTCAACATTAGTGTAGACACTTTGGTACCTGCAAAGTTTGAGTTTATGACCAGACGCAGAGGgcatgaaaaagttatgaattcAATTAATGCTGCCATAGACCTTGGATTTAATCCAGTTAAG GTCAATTGTGTTGTAATGCGAGGATTCAATGATGATGAGATCTGTGATTTTGTTGAGCTGACCCGGGACAAGCCAATTGATATTCGCTTTATAGAGTTCATGCCTTTTGATGGGAATGTTTGGAATGTCAAGAAACTTGTACCCTACTCAGAAATGTTGGATACAGTG ATGAAACAGTTTCCAAGCTTAAAAAGAGATCAGGATCACCCTACAGATACGGCCAAAAATTTCACAATAGATGGGCATGAAGGTAGAGTTTCGTTTATCACATCAATGGCTGAGCATTTCTGTGCTGGTTGCAATAGATTGCGGCTACTTGCTGATGGAAACTTCAAAGTCTGTTTATTTGGTCCTTCGGAG GTTAGTTTAAGAGATCCTTTGAAATGTGGTGCAGAGGATCATGAACTTAGGGAGATAATAGGAGTAGCG GATTTATCATCCTTTTAA